The following are encoded together in the Arcticibacterium luteifluviistationis genome:
- a CDS encoding heavy metal-binding domain-containing protein: MKKSILAIALSSTFLFSSALIFSSCGSAENNEESHEHMDGEEHGEMNHDDMNHEGMEMAETIYACPMHPEITGADGDKCSICKMDLKPTDESMNND; the protein is encoded by the coding sequence ATGAAAAAATCAATTTTAGCAATCGCCCTGTCATCTACTTTCTTATTCTCTTCAGCTTTAATATTTAGCTCTTGTGGAAGTGCAGAGAACAATGAAGAATCACACGAACACATGGACGGCGAAGAACATGGTGAAATGAATCATGACGACATGAATCATGAAGGTATGGAAATGGCTGAAACAATTTACGCTTGCCCTATGCATCCTGAAATTACAGGTGCTGACGGAGACAAATGTTCCATCTGTAAAATGGATTTAAAGCCAACGGATGAAAGTATGAATAATGACTAG
- a CDS encoding TolC family protein → MMKSIIHILFFVSLSICSQGQTLEEYLKEAAENNPDIKAGFSEFNAALQKIPQVNTLPDPTVSLGVFVSPIETRVGAQRAKLSLSQMFPWFGTLQAREDVASLMADTKYKEVASIKNELFLNVKQTYFPIYEIMEHIRINEENLKILDTYKQLSTIKYANGKVPLTDILRVDIMLENVKTDIKILHESLNPLYVSFNRLLNRNDTLIVHIENPLLFPINENSIEAFIKTNPSLQLIDAKIEAEIANENLAKLKSKPNFGIGLDYAMISKRKDVEMAQNGKDVLMPMVTLSLPIFKKKNVAFVKESQLIQVALSEKKEGMENKLWSTYSTASFEVDRAKELYQHYQNQIDRNSRIINLLYTAYANSGRDFEEVLRVQQETLKYEMAKATVLKNYHLAIAKIDFITAKNIL, encoded by the coding sequence ATGATGAAATCAATTATTCATATCCTATTCTTCGTTTCCTTATCAATATGCAGCCAAGGCCAGACTTTGGAGGAATATCTTAAAGAGGCTGCTGAGAATAATCCAGACATTAAAGCTGGATTTAGTGAATTCAATGCAGCACTTCAAAAAATACCCCAAGTAAATACGCTGCCAGACCCAACGGTTTCACTTGGTGTTTTTGTGAGCCCTATTGAAACTCGGGTAGGTGCCCAAAGGGCAAAACTTTCCCTGAGCCAAATGTTTCCTTGGTTTGGCACTTTACAAGCTCGTGAAGATGTGGCAAGTCTTATGGCCGATACTAAGTATAAAGAGGTCGCTTCTATCAAAAATGAATTATTTCTAAACGTTAAACAGACTTATTTTCCAATTTATGAAATCATGGAGCATATTAGAATCAATGAAGAAAACCTAAAAATCCTTGATACCTACAAACAGCTCAGTACTATAAAATATGCCAATGGGAAAGTTCCTCTTACAGATATTCTCAGAGTGGATATTATGTTGGAAAATGTAAAAACAGATATTAAAATACTTCATGAAAGTCTTAACCCACTTTATGTATCGTTTAACAGACTCTTGAATAGAAATGATACTTTAATAGTACATATTGAAAACCCCTTACTTTTCCCAATAAACGAGAATTCTATTGAGGCATTCATAAAGACCAATCCATCACTTCAATTGATTGATGCTAAAATAGAAGCGGAGATAGCAAATGAGAATTTAGCCAAATTAAAATCTAAACCAAATTTTGGAATAGGTCTAGATTACGCCATGATTTCCAAAAGAAAGGATGTGGAAATGGCACAAAATGGTAAAGATGTTTTAATGCCAATGGTTACGTTGAGCCTACCGATTTTCAAAAAGAAGAATGTAGCTTTTGTGAAAGAATCACAACTGATTCAAGTAGCACTTTCTGAAAAGAAAGAGGGGATGGAAAACAAACTTTGGAGTACTTATTCCACGGCATCTTTCGAAGTAGATAGGGCCAAAGAACTTTATCAGCATTATCAAAATCAAATAGATAGAAATAGCCGAATCATAAATCTGCTATATACGGCCTATGCCAATTCAGGAAGAGATTTTGAGGAGGTGCTTAGGGTGCAACAAGAAACACTTAAGTACGAAATGGCTAAAGCTACGGTCTTAAAGAATTATCATTTAGCTATAGCTAAGATTGACTTCATTACCGCAAAAAATATTCTTTAA
- a CDS encoding type I restriction endonuclease subunit R, which yields MKFNEDSRVKIPTILHLIRLGYTYLSLSNQKWDESTNIFTDIFFQRIAKLNPELNDAELKRVYDEVSLSLENEDLGKAFFEKLTANSGTKFFDFDDLDNNDYHVVTELTYKKDDDEFRPDIILLINGMPLFFIEVKKPNNLDGILAEQKRINTRFQNKKFRKFVNITQLMVFSNNMGYDDTTPQTIQGAFYASASYKKPVLNYFREEETFDLELLLNKEDTDKEIEVLKDTNLISIKNSQEFITNKNPDSATNRICTSLFQRERLAFILKYGFAYVKEYKGLEKHVMRYPQIFATKAIEAKLNEGIRKGIIWHTQGSGKTALAYYNVHYMTAYFQKKGIIPKFYFIVDRLDLMIQAGKEFISRGLVVHNVNSREEFSREIKSKSVIHNDSGKAEITVVNIQKFQDDPDVIRNTDYQLNIQRIYFLDEVHRSYNPKGSFLANLNESDPNAIKIGLTGTPLLGDDYNSKSLFGGYIHKYYYNASIKDGYTLRLIREEIETTYKLTLQKALEEIEVLKGKSSKEEVFAHPKFVEPMLDYIVTDFEKARVAMGDDTIGGMVVCDSSKQAKMMYEIFQEKYALDEIIPLVAEGTMSYSIAAEPAPSYNAKRKQSRKVKSAAVILYDVEERKALIEDFKDGKIDFLFVYNMLLTGFDAKRLKKLYVGRVVRSHNLLQMLTRVNRRYENFRYGYIVDFADIQKEFDKTNQDYFNELQSELGDEMQHYSNIFKSPDEIDQEINEIKDVLFHFDTLNAAVFSQQVSEINERGEMLKITRVLNNAKSLYNLIRLSGNYDMLDKLDFNKLTVLSREANNRLALINTKEALDKNLDTTNLLNVALEDVIFAFTKVKEEEMVLADALRNTLQKTREALGGNFDQADPVFISLKEELERLFRKKNLSEVTKEEMESNIKELESIYKVARELERKNQLLKAKYQNDEKYTRLHKRLMEKNPLTDSESKLFEALQDLKTEVDTHILKNSKMLENESFVEKMMVRLVIDQLKNKHKIPLDAAASKRINGMIVKEYMNEFYGRVA from the coding sequence ATGAAATTCAACGAAGACTCTAGAGTCAAAATCCCTACAATTTTACACCTAATCAGATTAGGCTATACCTATTTATCGCTGTCTAATCAGAAATGGGACGAGTCTACCAATATTTTCACTGATATATTCTTTCAAAGGATAGCAAAGCTTAACCCTGAGCTTAATGATGCCGAGCTTAAACGAGTATATGATGAAGTATCTCTTTCTTTAGAAAATGAAGATTTAGGAAAGGCTTTCTTTGAAAAACTGACGGCAAACTCTGGTACTAAATTCTTTGATTTTGATGATTTGGATAATAACGATTATCACGTTGTCACCGAATTGACCTATAAAAAGGACGACGATGAATTTCGTCCTGATATCATTCTTCTGATTAATGGAATGCCTTTATTCTTTATTGAGGTTAAAAAGCCCAATAATTTGGATGGAATTTTGGCGGAGCAAAAACGAATTAACACCAGATTTCAGAATAAGAAATTTAGGAAGTTTGTGAATATTACGCAGCTCATGGTATTCTCCAATAATATGGGGTACGATGACACTACGCCTCAAACCATACAAGGAGCGTTTTATGCATCCGCTTCGTATAAGAAGCCCGTTTTGAATTATTTCAGAGAAGAGGAGACTTTTGACTTAGAACTACTTCTGAATAAGGAAGATACAGACAAAGAGATTGAAGTTTTAAAAGACACAAACCTTATAAGTATTAAGAACTCTCAAGAGTTTATTACCAATAAGAATCCTGATTCAGCTACCAATAGAATATGTACCTCATTGTTCCAAAGAGAGCGTTTGGCTTTTATTCTGAAGTACGGTTTTGCCTATGTAAAAGAGTATAAAGGCTTAGAAAAGCATGTGATGCGGTATCCGCAAATATTTGCGACCAAGGCCATTGAAGCTAAGCTAAATGAAGGAATACGTAAAGGTATCATTTGGCATACGCAGGGCAGTGGTAAAACCGCTTTAGCATATTATAATGTGCATTACATGACCGCCTATTTCCAAAAGAAAGGAATCATACCAAAGTTCTATTTCATAGTAGACAGGCTTGATTTAATGATTCAGGCTGGAAAGGAATTTATAAGCAGAGGATTAGTAGTACATAATGTAAACTCTAGAGAGGAGTTTTCTAGAGAAATTAAGTCTAAAAGTGTTATACACAATGACTCTGGAAAGGCTGAAATAACGGTAGTAAACATTCAGAAATTTCAAGACGACCCTGATGTAATACGTAATACAGATTATCAATTAAACATTCAGAGAATCTATTTCTTAGATGAAGTACACAGAAGTTATAACCCAAAAGGTAGCTTCTTGGCTAATTTGAATGAATCTGACCCAAACGCCATTAAAATAGGCTTAACAGGTACCCCACTTTTAGGTGATGATTATAATTCCAAATCGCTGTTTGGAGGCTATATTCATAAATATTACTACAATGCCTCTATAAAAGATGGCTATACACTAAGGCTTATACGAGAAGAGATAGAAACCACCTATAAACTCACACTTCAAAAAGCTCTTGAAGAGATTGAGGTCTTAAAGGGGAAATCCAGTAAAGAAGAAGTTTTTGCACATCCTAAATTTGTAGAGCCTATGTTAGATTACATAGTGACAGATTTTGAGAAGGCAAGAGTGGCTATGGGCGACGATACCATTGGAGGTATGGTGGTTTGTGACTCCTCTAAGCAAGCTAAAATGATGTATGAGATATTTCAGGAGAAATACGCACTAGATGAAATTATTCCGCTGGTAGCAGAAGGCACTATGAGCTATTCTATAGCAGCTGAACCAGCACCTTCTTATAACGCTAAAAGAAAGCAATCAAGAAAAGTAAAAAGTGCTGCGGTAATACTTTATGACGTTGAAGAGCGAAAAGCATTAATAGAAGACTTTAAAGATGGAAAAATAGATTTCCTCTTTGTTTATAATATGTTGCTTACGGGTTTTGATGCCAAAAGGCTAAAGAAACTTTATGTAGGGCGTGTGGTGAGGTCTCATAACTTATTACAAATGCTTACCCGTGTTAATAGAAGGTATGAGAATTTCAGGTATGGCTATATTGTAGACTTTGCAGATATTCAAAAGGAGTTTGACAAAACTAATCAAGACTATTTCAATGAACTCCAATCTGAGCTGGGAGATGAAATGCAGCACTATTCCAACATCTTCAAATCTCCTGATGAAATAGACCAAGAGATTAATGAAATTAAAGATGTGCTTTTTCATTTTGACACCTTAAATGCCGCTGTTTTTTCTCAGCAGGTAAGTGAAATAAATGAACGAGGTGAGATGCTAAAAATCACCCGAGTGTTAAACAATGCCAAAAGCCTTTATAACCTCATTCGTTTGTCTGGTAATTATGACATGCTGGATAAGCTTGATTTCAATAAGCTCACAGTACTGTCTAGAGAGGCCAATAATCGCCTTGCGTTAATCAATACCAAAGAAGCATTAGATAAGAACTTAGATACCACAAACTTGCTCAATGTTGCTTTAGAAGATGTAATATTTGCCTTTACCAAGGTTAAGGAAGAAGAGATGGTATTGGCAGATGCTTTAAGAAACACTTTACAAAAAACTAGAGAAGCTTTAGGCGGCAATTTTGACCAAGCCGACCCTGTTTTCATATCTTTGAAGGAGGAACTGGAAAGGCTTTTCAGAAAGAAAAACCTAAGTGAGGTAACTAAGGAAGAAATGGAGAGCAACATCAAGGAATTGGAATCCATTTATAAAGTGGCCAGAGAGCTAGAAAGGAAAAACCAATTGCTGAAAGCCAAATACCAGAATGACGAAAAATACACTCGCCTCCATAAACGCTTAATGGAGAAAAACCCGTTGACAGATAGTGAGAGCAAGCTTTTTGAGGCTTTACAAGATTTAAAAACAGAAGTGGATACACACATTCTGAAAAACTCCAAGATGCTGGAAAATGAGAGTTTTGTAGAGAAAATGATGGTTAGATTAGTCATTGACCAATTGAAAAACAAACATAAGATTCCTTTGGATGCAGCGGCATCAAAACGAATAAACGGAATGATAGTAAAAGAATATATGAACGAATTTTACGGTAGAGTAGCATGA
- a CDS encoding efflux RND transporter periplasmic adaptor subunit: protein MKKIKWNFKKMKSVNRPTLLFALSTLILGLFFGWLFFGEGKAVQDEHNHSMANGSEVWTCSMHPQIRQGEPGSCPLCGMDLIPVDMGDSDDENPMEVKMSPTAMQLANVQTAIIEKGKATKELRLSGKIQVDERSVSTQTAHISGRVEKLYINTTGEYVSKGKVIAEIYSPELVTAQEELFEAQKMKAMQPQLFAASKERLKNWKLSDSQIENILLAGKPQERFPILSDINGIVINKKIQLGDYINRGSSLFELANLSQVWVLFDVYESDLTWIKTGDPIEYTIQAFPGQKFKGKISFIDPFINPTTRVAKARVVTANPGNKLKPEMFVTGMLLSQVKGSQSDIVVPKSAVMWTGERSVVYVKSFNEQSMSFAMREVTLGPSLGDSYIITEGLKYGEEIVTYGTFSIDAAAQLAGKPSMMNPEGGKAMAGHNHGEMK, encoded by the coding sequence ATGAAAAAGATAAAATGGAATTTTAAGAAAATGAAAAGTGTAAACCGACCAACACTCCTGTTTGCCCTCTCAACTCTAATCCTAGGTTTATTCTTTGGTTGGTTGTTTTTTGGTGAGGGTAAAGCAGTTCAAGATGAGCACAATCACTCCATGGCTAATGGCTCAGAAGTCTGGACATGTTCTATGCATCCACAAATTAGGCAGGGTGAACCGGGCTCGTGTCCTCTCTGTGGAATGGATTTAATACCTGTAGATATGGGCGATTCAGATGATGAAAATCCGATGGAAGTAAAGATGTCTCCTACAGCAATGCAATTGGCAAACGTGCAAACAGCGATCATTGAAAAAGGAAAAGCAACCAAAGAGTTACGTTTGTCTGGTAAAATTCAGGTAGACGAGCGATCTGTTTCTACACAAACAGCACACATTTCTGGAAGAGTGGAGAAGTTGTATATCAATACCACAGGGGAATATGTATCGAAAGGGAAAGTTATTGCAGAAATTTATTCGCCAGAATTGGTGACAGCACAAGAAGAATTATTTGAGGCTCAAAAGATGAAGGCTATGCAACCTCAATTATTTGCGGCGTCAAAAGAACGATTGAAAAATTGGAAGCTAAGCGATAGCCAAATAGAAAACATTTTGCTTGCAGGAAAGCCTCAAGAAAGATTTCCAATTCTATCCGATATTAATGGAATAGTCATTAATAAAAAAATCCAATTAGGAGATTACATTAACAGAGGCTCTTCATTATTTGAATTGGCTAATTTATCTCAAGTATGGGTATTGTTTGATGTTTATGAGAGTGATTTAACTTGGATCAAGACAGGAGACCCTATCGAATACACCATTCAGGCATTTCCGGGTCAAAAATTCAAGGGGAAAATTAGTTTTATTGACCCATTTATTAACCCTACCACTAGAGTGGCTAAGGCAAGAGTTGTTACGGCTAATCCAGGAAATAAACTTAAGCCAGAGATGTTTGTTACGGGTATGTTATTAAGTCAGGTAAAGGGTAGTCAATCTGATATTGTGGTTCCAAAGTCCGCAGTAATGTGGACAGGTGAACGTTCAGTCGTTTATGTCAAATCCTTCAATGAACAAAGTATGAGTTTTGCCATGCGTGAAGTGACATTAGGGCCATCACTAGGAGATTCATATATCATTACAGAAGGTTTAAAATACGGTGAGGAAATAGTAACCTATGGCACTTTTAGCATAGATGCGGCAGCTCAGCTGGCCGGCAAACCTAGTATGATGAATCCAGAAGGTGGTAAAGCTATGGCTGGGCACAATCACGGCGAGATGAAGTAG
- a CDS encoding heavy metal translocating P-type ATPase, whose translation MKHKYQITGMTCNGCRSHVQKTLSEVPGVTDVEVNFDDKSATIDMGNHIPLETFKAALEKEGGKYKIGMLNEKMEEVPLKVHSPTSDNNGKFYCPMHCEGDKMYDEEGNCPVCGMDLVKQASAVSSSQYTCPMHPEIVEGGPGNCPICGMDLVPLVPTDDENKTYQKLLKKFKVAVVFTLPILILVMGEMIPNNPITKYLNVDFKNWIQFVLSLPVVFYACWMFFTRAWVSFKTWNLNMFSLIGVGAGAAFIFSIVALLFPSIFPDQFKNADGSVFLYFEAVTVILTLVLLGQLLEARAHSQTSGAIKELLKLAPTEAVLVENGVEKTISIHDIKVGDLLRVKPGDKIPVDGSITEGGSNVDESMITGEPIPVEKNVDDKVSSATINGNKSFVMKAEKVGDETLLAQIIKMVNDASRSKAPIQKLADTISKYFVPTVLIVSVITFIVWKFFGPEPSYVYAFVNALAVLIIACPCALGLATPMSVMVGVGKGAQSGVLIKNAEALEKMDKVDVLITDKTGTITEGKPSLEKIHSFNSYAVNELLLLAASINSQSEHPLAEAIVNKAKNEGIAVKAISKFEAVSGKGVIGIVDNKNIVIGNDKLLQDKNIAISENEKEQIIIEQKKGKTVSYFAVDGKLEGFLVISDAIKSSSKDAIQKLMDEGVEVIMLTGDNHNTAAAVANELNLSNFKAECLPQDKLAEIKRLQAEGKVVAMAGDGINDAPALAQADIGIAMGTGTDVAIESAKITLLKGDLQGIVKAKTLSHKVMRNIKQNLFFAFGYNVLGIPIAAGILYPFFGLLLSPMIAAAAMSFSSVSVIANSLRLRGLKL comes from the coding sequence ATGAAACATAAGTATCAAATAACAGGAATGACCTGTAATGGCTGCCGAAGCCACGTTCAAAAAACGTTAAGTGAAGTGCCAGGGGTTACTGATGTGGAAGTAAATTTTGATGACAAGTCGGCAACTATTGATATGGGAAATCATATTCCATTAGAAACGTTTAAGGCAGCCTTAGAAAAAGAAGGAGGAAAGTATAAAATAGGAATGCTGAATGAAAAAATGGAAGAAGTTCCATTAAAAGTACATAGCCCAACATCAGATAATAATGGAAAATTCTATTGCCCAATGCACTGCGAAGGCGATAAAATGTATGACGAAGAAGGCAACTGTCCCGTGTGCGGCATGGATTTAGTGAAACAAGCAAGTGCTGTGAGCAGCTCACAATACACCTGTCCGATGCACCCAGAAATAGTTGAAGGTGGGCCTGGAAACTGTCCCATTTGCGGAATGGATTTAGTGCCATTAGTCCCAACAGATGATGAAAACAAAACCTATCAAAAATTACTTAAAAAGTTTAAAGTTGCGGTGGTGTTTACATTACCCATTTTGATTTTGGTGATGGGCGAAATGATTCCTAATAATCCAATCACAAAATACCTTAATGTTGATTTTAAAAATTGGATTCAATTTGTGCTGTCTCTTCCTGTTGTTTTTTATGCCTGTTGGATGTTCTTTACACGTGCTTGGGTTTCCTTTAAAACTTGGAACTTAAATATGTTCAGTTTGATAGGTGTTGGGGCTGGGGCTGCATTTATATTTAGCATTGTGGCCTTACTTTTTCCTTCTATTTTTCCAGACCAATTCAAAAATGCGGATGGAAGTGTTTTTCTATATTTTGAAGCGGTAACTGTAATTCTAACCTTGGTTTTATTAGGACAATTATTAGAGGCAAGGGCACACAGCCAAACCAGCGGAGCCATAAAAGAATTACTGAAATTAGCACCTACAGAAGCTGTTTTGGTGGAAAATGGGGTTGAAAAAACAATTTCCATCCATGATATTAAAGTGGGTGATTTGTTGCGAGTGAAACCTGGCGATAAAATACCTGTTGATGGCAGCATTACGGAAGGAGGTAGCAATGTAGATGAAAGTATGATTACGGGTGAACCTATTCCCGTTGAAAAAAATGTGGATGATAAAGTAAGTTCAGCGACTATTAACGGCAATAAATCATTTGTGATGAAAGCCGAAAAAGTAGGAGATGAAACCTTGCTTGCTCAAATAATTAAAATGGTGAACGATGCCAGTCGAAGCAAAGCACCCATTCAAAAATTGGCAGACACTATTTCTAAATATTTTGTTCCTACGGTTCTTATCGTGTCCGTAATTACATTTATTGTTTGGAAGTTTTTTGGACCCGAACCTTCTTATGTTTATGCTTTTGTCAATGCTTTAGCAGTGCTTATTATAGCTTGCCCATGTGCTTTAGGTTTAGCCACACCGATGAGCGTGATGGTGGGTGTAGGCAAAGGTGCCCAAAGTGGTGTATTGATTAAAAACGCTGAAGCCTTAGAAAAAATGGATAAGGTGGATGTACTCATTACAGATAAAACAGGCACTATAACCGAAGGTAAACCATCTTTAGAAAAGATTCATTCTTTCAATTCTTATGCTGTAAACGAGCTCTTATTATTAGCGGCTTCTATTAATTCCCAAAGTGAGCACCCTTTGGCTGAGGCCATCGTGAATAAAGCGAAAAATGAAGGTATAGCTGTTAAAGCTATTTCCAAGTTTGAAGCGGTTTCTGGAAAAGGTGTTATAGGAATAGTAGATAATAAAAACATTGTAATTGGTAATGATAAACTTTTGCAAGATAAAAATATAGCCATCTCTGAAAACGAAAAAGAGCAAATTATAATTGAACAGAAAAAAGGAAAAACCGTTTCCTATTTTGCTGTTGATGGGAAATTGGAAGGTTTTTTAGTTATCTCTGATGCCATAAAAAGTAGTAGCAAGGATGCTATCCAAAAGTTAATGGATGAGGGTGTTGAAGTAATTATGCTCACAGGAGACAATCATAATACGGCAGCTGCGGTTGCAAACGAACTAAACCTTAGCAACTTCAAAGCCGAATGTTTACCACAAGATAAATTGGCTGAAATAAAAAGACTTCAAGCAGAAGGCAAAGTGGTAGCAATGGCAGGAGATGGTATCAATGATGCACCAGCACTGGCTCAGGCAGATATCGGAATTGCCATGGGTACGGGAACAGATGTGGCTATAGAAAGTGCTAAAATCACTTTGTTGAAAGGTGATTTACAGGGTATAGTAAAAGCAAAAACGCTCAGCCATAAAGTGATGCGAAACATTAAACAAAACTTGTTTTTTGCCTTTGGCTATAATGTTTTGGGAATTCCTATTGCTGCTGGCATCTTATATCCCTTTTTCGGTCTGTTACTTTCGCCTATGATAGCTGCTGCTGCAATGAGTTTTAGTTCGGTTTCAGTAATAGCTAATTCTTTGCGATTGAGAGGTTTAAAGTTATAA